cctattttctaattgatAAAGTTCACTTGGCTTATCCTTATTTATAAAGTctaaaagaattgaaaaaaaaatagaaaaaaaatttctagAAATAAAAGTACAAACTAGATCAATACTGGAACTCAGTACCAGGAACTACTGAGAATCTAGAAACTAGGGATAGaatcttttatatttgaagaaagaaAGTGTTTTTTTCTGAAAAGCTGATAAGCTCATATATACATCAATAGCCCAATCATGACTGTCTCAATAGCATCTCCAATGTCAGGAACTAGGTTctatgaaaatgaaaatcaTAATGCAAGTGATAAAAATCAGACTAATGCTAATACCCATAGAATGGCCTTAAATGATATAACCAAGACCACAGTTCAACAAAATAGAAAGACTTTCTATGAGTTTTGTAAAGAAGATCAAAATTTACTATTTGTTAAACCAACATTATCCTTTAAACaaacaaattcaaatccTGATATTGAATGGaatccaaataatttaaactCAGAATCAGAAAGGAAGAAACATCCTTATTTCCAATATCTGAATAGATTGGCTACCaataaacaattgaatAGAAAACCAAGTTTAGTAAAAAGTATAAGTAATAAGGATTTAGAGTCTTCTATTGATAATGAACagttaaataaagaaaataatatttgtatcTTACGATCCCACAAAGCCAGAGATCGCAATTCAGAAACATTGACAAATAGAAAACGATCTAATAGATCATTGGCCATCATATCTACTAATTCATCggataatttaaatatcaatttaaagtatttacaaaaatcaAAGCCATCAATTAATATATCTGGAATTCTAAAGGAAACAATTAAAGATGAGGCTGAAAAAGTTGATGATAAAGTGaataaagatgatgatatagGTTGGACAGATTTGGATAAAGATGATTTTGATGATCCATTGATGGTTAGTGAAGAtgttaaagatattttcaaatatttatttgaaattgaatcCACGACACTACcaattaaagaaagaatCCTTTGCAACGtcaatattagaaataatagagatatgttaataaattggatggtaaaaattcattataaatttatgttATTGTCAGAGACGTTATATCTGGCAATAAACATAATGGATAGATTTTTATCAGAACAAATCATTCctattgataaattacaattagTGGGAACATCGGCATTATTTATTGCATCCAAATATGAAGAGGTTTATTCACCAAGTATAAAATCCTTTGTCATTGAAACTGATGGGGCATGTACAATTTCTGAAATAAAAGACtcagaaaaatttattttaaaaatccTTGGGttcaaattaaattatccaaatccaatgaattttttaagaaGAATATCTAAAGCTGATGATTATCATGTTCAAACAAGAGCCATTGctaaatttcttttagaaattacaataatcgattttaatttgttcGATAAAGCACCATCTATATGTGCGGCAGCTTCCATGTTTTTAGCTAGAAAGTTATATAAACGGGGTCCTTGGGACAATAACTTAATACATTATTCTGGTGGTTATACTAAAGAACAATTAAAGCCAATTgttcaattaattattaactaTATTAATGGTCCGATCATTCATCCGGAATTAATCAAGAAATATGGATCTAAGAGGTTTGATGGAGCTTCGTTGATTACAATCAATTGGATTAGAGAAGCAACAAAGGTTGGTTGCGATATAATTGAGCTTTATGAGATGTcatgattttaaaatattttcacttTCCGGTTGTTGTTTTTAGTTTGGGTTTtgttgtttgtttgtttgtttttttattgtcaCGTATTACGAGATTTTATCTTCACCAATTACACGATTTTATTCTCTCAACTCTATCTTTACATTACGTTTTGCTCCatgtttcatttttttttcaaaattttgagtactattttgtttaatattcttaaagtaagtttttaaaattcaaaatatcttatgatattttttttgtcttatGACTCTAAATCTACTATCTTACttattaatttctataaaaatgtatatatatttataaaaaaaagtacatctttataaatttaataacatttctgcatttattgatttaactattatgaaaattacaaaaaaaaaaaaaaaaaaaaaaagaataaaaaaaaattctacaaattaatgtataaataaaataaatgaacGTGTAAGAAGGAAAATGAACCATAACTTGTCCTTCTTAATGCGAAGATATGCTAAAgcaaaagaattaataaatgaataattattagtatGCGTAAGGTAAATGTGTATGCaagattcaaaaattattaaatcaatcGAATAAACCTTTAAATTCATCGGCAGATCTATCTCTACACCAATAAAGAACATCGAAAAATACTGCTTCACGAGAGGATTGTTTGTATTTGATAACTAACGAAGATAAATCAGTAGTTGGAAAAGCAATTTCTTCAATCAGTTCCTTACTTAATTCTTGAAACTTTGTATcgtttaaaatatcaatatcacCACTATAATGTTTAACAGTTTCATTCCAAATTCTTTTTGTATCCTCTTTAGATACAACAGAAGCTTTGATATTCGATGATTGATTTGATGTAGAGTAAAAAATATGCTTTGCCAAAAACATTGATAAAGCAGCAAGCGTCGAAGGTTTAATATCGACAAATTTATGACAGCAAATGGAATGttctaaaataaaagtCCCCATGTGAgctaattttgaattatatttatcggttttcaaaattctattcaagaaatttaatGGATTACTAGAACTAATTTGGAAGTTCAAAGAAGAAAGCATATACATTTCAgctattttaatttcatcttgAGTGGCAGCACCATCAGTAATATACGAGTAATCAGCCaattttggtaatttaacttcttcaaatttagCTGCCATGAAAAGAGATGTCACGGctaataattgtaattttgaCATGGTGACTTTATTTGTGGATAGAAATCTATCCATTATATTGATGGCTAGTAATAATGTTTCTGTagttaaattaaatttttcatgaACTTCAATTAACCAATCAACAAGAACGGCTCTCATGGCAGGTTTGATGTAATATTCTGAATCAATGGCTGTTAAATAGTTTAAAGTAGGGATGGTTTCTACTTCTCtttgatataaataattgaaaatatcatttgaatattcaACTACCATTTTAATGTCAAGagattcttttaaatcCAGATCATCccaattttctttaagaCTTTTGGACTTTTTAATGCATACTTCGTCGCTGTCATTGGCACATTCTTCAAAAGATCTTTTCTTATTTGTAGAAAAATTCACCGGCTCGACAGATTTCAACTTACTATTACAATTCTTTATGCTTTCTGGAGTCAAATAAACTTTTGATTGTTTTTTATCGGTATTAATGATAAGATCATCAATTGAAACCGAATCTTTTTTCAGATCTAATGGAGTAGGGGTAGTACTAGTAGAATCACAATCCGAATAATTTTCTGAAGAAGCTGTTGTAATTGCAATAGTTATTGGGGCCTGTAGTTTGAATATTCTATCATCATCAGTAGAGTCCAAAGTATTTTGTTGTTGggtgataataatttcactCATAATTGTTCTTAATggatagatatatatatatatatatgactTTGTCAAATTGCTTAATGCACGCTTTTGATCCAGggttaaataattttgaaacaaatgaacctcaaaaattaaataaatatttatacatataatatatatatatatttaattattaacaaCAAGCATACTTCATACTCTATATCCTCCTTTGAAGCtaactatttttttttttcactattACTTACAAGCAGTACCTAGAAAATGTCGTAGCTACGCGTGAAACTAGGGCGCGTAAATTCAAGGATAGGGAGAAATTCCGTGACGCGTCTTGGCGCGTAATTTgtagagaaaaaaaacgcGTTTTTCGAGCCCGggttgaatttgaaataacCCTGGGCTTTTAGGGTTGGCGCGAAAAATATGCTGGTTATCAGGATATTATATAGTTGAGTAGTACTGCAGAATGCTGTCTAAGGGATTATATAGAACGTTTATATAGAATGTTTAAAAGTTGAGCATATATATTAAGTTTATGTTGGGAATCTAAATTTCaacttattttattttgtgtCACTTGTACTTCTCTGAGACAACTTAACACAATTTTAGTGATTCAATAGTAattaagtaaaaaaaatagtattcATAGTATATTTGACAACTACAATGTCACCTGGCAGAGTATTCTGCTTACTTACTTTCTTGTCTATCTTGGCCAAATCAGTTTCAACTATGTTAGATGCTTTTTGCCCTAATAGTCCGGAGAAGTTTTTTTAGCTAATCGTCCAAAATCTAATCGGGTCAAACATGGACGAAACGAAACACGAAATGCCAATTTGTGTAAGAAGAACGAAACTGATCAAGGTATTAATTAACAccaatatatttcaattagGTATAAAATATGATATATCCTAATTTGTTCTATCGCattaaaatgtgtttttactttttctatatatttttaagcACTAAAGTAAAAACGTGTCATTTTTGTGTTCTTGCTTTGCTTAATATTTCGTTTAGATATACAGTTTAAGTAGACTTACCTTAAGAAAAACTAAGCATTTAGTATCATATCGCGAAATAATTGAAGTTATTATAATGTATACCAATTGTAAGAAAATAAAGTGTTTTcttaatagaaatagaGTTCGTGCCACATACTTAACCATTTTCAGTCTGGTTTGGCTCTTAACCTTATTATCCACACTTTGTATTGAGTATTAGATTATAGtaatatatgtatttttCGTGATAAGAAGACTCGATAAATAAAGTTCTAATAAATCCTAGATGCccctttaataataaaaaaaatattcttttcgGTGACTTgccattattaaattattattcctAGTATAGAACCAATTTTTGACTATTACTGGActctaatattaaaaataataaattaatcttTAAGTAATAGCAGCTTGAGTTATAAATGacatttttgtttaatttaatttagaCAATAATAACTAGTTCGAAAGTAACATTTTAGTAGAACTACATATTACAAGATCTACTACCCAATCGGGAAACTCTCATACTTCAATATCCACTCTAATCGCTGGGATTGCAATTTATGTCTTTGGAATGTTCTTATTGAATATTACTGCTGTCAGTAGTACTTCAAAGTCAGATATAGCTTTgattaatcaattttaaCTACTAAATGTCTATAAACCTCTGGAATTTTCCTGGGACTTAGCTGGAATCAGGggttaatttaaaaatatatcgtTTTGTTAAGTGGAATAAGTATGATGAACCTTcagaatattaaaatatttcataaaCCAATTCATAGCTGTCAATCCTCATTATAATATGGAATATGGTAGAATGTAGGGATCTTGGAGGGATTACCAAGTCTTCGCATGGGCTTGAGGTAATCGCGTGACTTGTGGAGCGGCCAGCCACAAGTGGGACGCATTGTAACCAGTGGTTACAGATGTATTAGCTACGTGTCgttattaaaagatgacAAGGGGCTATAGCCTAGGTGTCTACTTACCATAGTAGTGGACGAACGGTTGTAAACGTGAGTCCAGGAGTGATGGAGAGAACTGGGAGCTAATCGGTTCGGGATGTATTGGTTGGGCCACCAATGGGTAAAGGTATATAAGAGGCGACTATAGGTCGACGAAAGATCTTCTTGATGTTCAAGAGGAACAACAAACAAGTGATTAACTAGTGAAGTAAATAGATCAGTAGTTATATACCAGATCAATAGGAAGTTATTTATCATTACATCCTAATAAGTGACACTCCGGGTAACAGTTTATACCCGCTGAACCTAATATCCACTGTAGTAAACCCTACATAGAACCATTTACAATATAatgtaacaattttaagctTTGCTAATTCCAgtagtatatctttttggctgccagtttaataccaactgtttattaaactatacaactatatacttgagcctatgtaagttaaatattattattattacgttcctatttgttcactatacacttccatcttttgtatttcgtcctttttgttttctggtTATTACCTCTTTGTTCTACCTTAACTctctagtttattcttttagctttagattcttaaatagaatttatgttcatgattcaCTTAATTGTTAATCTACATGTTCATTCCGTTATCACGTGATCCTGGTTTATACAGGTGACTAAAATAGCTCACACTATGTGGCATAGCAAAAAAGCTCGCACTCAGGATCGAACTAAGGACCAACAGATTTGCAATCTGCTGCGCTACCACTGCGCCATACGAGCTTTGAGCGGTACGAGAATCGAACCCGTGTCTCCACCTTGGAAGGGTGGAATGATAACCACTACACTAACCGCCCTGTGTTATTGTTGACTGTTGTAAACCAACTTAGAAGTACGATACACTTAAATAGTAACTACCAAAACTTAACttaacaatcttattaacttaacaccAGTTAATCCTTCCAACttacgaatataattgttgtttttcttaaactaaataactatataaaagaactataaatttatgtcttaagtctgaaaagctggcctttaaatacttttcaaaggtcaacgccagctttttccatttttactttaatttgGTCTGTTTATAAACTTACTTACAAGGGTAGGAGTGCACAGTTTGAGTAATGCTGGCTAACTAGTAGAGATTGTGTATCAATAGGATATTAACAAGTATGTAACTAGCAGTTGCTTAGATATGTGTATAATTTGTAGCCAGCAACTTGTAGGTGAGAATAAGTTCAATACAATCTACAACATGGGTGGGTTTTGTAACTTATAGtgatcaataataaaaacatatGTACAAGAAAATACTGTAAATTAAATGTAATAATGTACGTGATTTTTGTAAGatgtaattaaaaaaaagaaaacaacaGAATAAGGCAGTTGGGTGCGTATTTTTCAAGGATTTACGGTAGAAGCATGTAATGTATGTGAACATAGTTTTACTGGGACTTCAGCAAAATCTATTGTATTCATTTAACTTATGACAGAGAGTACTATTTTCTaacatatattttattaacaGAAATTCGAATACATTTAACTAATGCGAAAATTCTGCTTATGAATTAGTATAGAATGCAGTATAAAGGGgtatctttaatatatgaatattatgTGGAAGGTGTGATAAAAGTAACCCCAATTACAAATATAGATAGAGAAAAACTCCCGTAATTATACTTCATAACACTCTAATGCCTtgaaattttgatatatttgatgaatACAACAAAGTGTCAGGATATGCCCTGGCTTACCTTTCTAGACAAAAAAATGTCCAAAATTTAGTTAATCAgactttaatattttccaaccaatggaattttttttccattaaaATAGAATCCTAGATCATATATAGATAAACTTTTTATGCATTCAAACTTTACTTTTGTCAATATCTTAGTAATCAGAAGGCAATATGCCACTCCTGCGTCATTCCTGCGGAACAACCCGATGCGGACAAGTTTCGGAgttttctttgtttttaGCACCAATCAAGCTTGAAAATGACGAAACCGAGAAGTGAAATTCGTTGAGGCAAGTAGTTAGATAATTTGCAAAATTACAGGggtgaaaaaaatagtgaAATTAACAGACGATTGAAAAGAGATCGATATATGATAGCTGAGTATTTTTTATCTGTAAAAAcgaaaataattaaacaaaaattttgatCAAATTAATCATAATATTTGCAAGTTTTAGTTTGattgtttgtttatttgtttttttgatttagagttttaatgaaataaatagCTCTGACCACTCATAGATCCTGTCAGAACTAGAATAGTGGATTTTTAGGAGTTGAAACCAGACATATATATTGGTAATatctatttaaatttaaactaATCGATTAATAACTGTTTCCTACTTTATTTACTTTTGTCGAtttataatagaaaattattaaagttaCTTGCATTATGATTGAATTACAAGATACTATATATACCCAagacaataataaaattgataataatgaagagTATCATCACAATCATCATATAAATGGGAATCGTAGATTTAGAGATGTTCAAAGAAGACCTTccttattatttgatagtTACGAAGATAATGTTATATTACCGGGAATAAAGCAATTATCTCTTCAAGATCGTTATAATTCGAATCAATCGATTAATaaagaacaagaaaatgCTGAGGAGGAAAAAAAACTCGCAGAGtttattaatcaaaaagaaatatttgcCTCAACTCATAAGAAAAATCTTGAacatgaaaatattaataattcaaagcCATTGAAAGTACAATCagataaatcaaaattatcaattgatGATCTTGATATGATATCCTTAAAAACTTCTTTTGATAAACAGATGCTATTAGGCTCACCGATGTATACTTTCCAACCAAACCCAAATACTATTTTACCCTCTTCAGGCAACGGATCTTCAGATATGTCGTCATCAACCCCAAATGAATCTCTAATTAACTTATCCACATCGACCGTATCTTCTGCAGATAATAATGCAGCCTTCCAAATGGATGATGACCCCGTATTTAGAGAAATgctgaaaaataaatttaaaaaaaataatagtttaGATATAAACCCATTTGAGAAAATAGCACTTTTGAGAAATAAATACATCATCAATTCTTTACAAGACTCGgaagataatattaaatatgatATCGATAATTGGTTTATGTATCCAAAACCTTTACCAAAGTTTTGGAAATTTGAAAAGGATAAGAGATTCCAAGATctcaatttgaaaaaggCTCTATTTCATAAACAAcaatttgatgatgattctAATTATGATCTAGCTAAGATACCT
This DNA window, taken from Henningerozyma blattae CBS 6284 chromosome 3, complete genome, encodes the following:
- the TBLA0C02660 gene encoding cyclin family protein (similar to Saccharomyces cerevisiae CLB1 (YGR108W) and CLB2 (YPR119W); ancestral locus Anc_3.452) — its product is MSGTRFYENENHNASDKNQTNANTHRMALNDITKTTVQQNRKTFYEFCKEDQNLLFVKPTLSFKQTNSNPDIEWNPNNLNSESERKKHPYFQYLNRLATNKQLNRKPSLVKSISNKDLESSIDNEQLNKENNICILRSHKARDRNSETLTNRKRSNRSLAIISTNSSDNLNINLKYLQKSKPSINISGILKETIKDEAEKVDDKVNKDDDIGWTDLDKDDFDDPLMVSEDVKDIFKYLFEIESTTLPIKERILCNVNIRNNRDMLINWMVKIHYKFMLLSETLYLAINIMDRFLSEQIIPIDKLQLVGTSALFIASKYEEVYSPSIKSFVIETDGACTISEIKDSEKFILKILGFKLNYPNPMNFLRRISKADDYHVQTRAIAKFLLEITIIDFNLFDKAPSICAAASMFLARKLYKRGPWDNNLIHYSGGYTKEQLKPIVQLIINYINGPIIHPELIKKYGSKRFDGASLITINWIREATKVGCDIIELYEMS
- the TBLA0C02670 gene encoding uncharacterized protein (similar to Saccharomyces cerevisiae CLB6 (YGR109C) and CLB5 (YPR120C); ancestral locus Anc_3.453), whose translation is MSEIIITQQQNTLDSTDDDRIFKLQAPITIAITTASSENYSDCDSTSTTPTPLDLKKDSVSIDDLIINTDKKQSKVYLTPESIKNCNSKLKSVEPVNFSTNKKRSFEECANDSDEVCIKKSKSLKENWDDLDLKESLDIKMVVEYSNDIFNYLYQREVETIPTLNYLTAIDSEYYIKPAMRAVLVDWLIEVHEKFNLTTETLLLAINIMDRFLSTNKVTMSKLQLLAVTSLFMAAKFEEVKLPKLADYSYITDGAATQDEIKIAEMYMLSSLNFQISSSNPLNFLNRILKTDKYNSKLAHMGTFILEHSICCHKFVDIKPSTLAALSMFLAKHIFYSTSNQSSNIKASVVSKEDTKRIWNETVKHYSGDIDILNDTKFQELSKELIEEIAFPTTDLSSLVIKYKQSSREAVFFDVLYWCRDRSADEFKGLFD